Part of the Gemmatimonadales bacterium genome, ACCGGACGACGGTAGACGATCTCGACCCGGGTCCCGGCAATGAGCTGCGATACCGTGCCGAGCTGGCTCTTGGGAGTCGCCTGCGCACAAGCGCTCGCGCCGGGGACGGCGACGAGGAGCGCGAGGGTAAGGGAAATGAATCGCATGGCGGATAATACAGCGCCGGCGCGGTTGGTGGTCGGCGGGATCATCGGCGTCGCGCTAACTTCTCCCGGTCACCGTTTCACCAACGCACCGACTGCGAGCCATTTCGTGTTCACATTGACCGTCGGCGATTTCCAGCAGGTGCGCGACCGGATCGCGCCGCACATCAAGCGCACGCCGCTGCTCACGTCACGCCAGTTGAGCGAGCTCACCGGTTACGACGTGCGTCTCAAGGCCGAACTCTTCCAGCGCGGCGGCTCCTACAAGATCCGCGGACCGCTCAACAAGCTGTCGCAGATGTCGGATGAAGAGCGGCGCCGCGGCGTGGTCTGCTCATCGGCGGGGAATCACGCGCAGGGCGTCGCCCTCGCGGCGAAGATCCACGGAGTGCGCGCCGTGGTCTGCATGGCGACGAACGCCACGCCGTCGAAGATCGCGGCGACAAAGGGATACGGCGCCGAGGTGGTCCTGCACGGCAGCATCTGGGATGAAGCGAACGAGAAGGCGAAAGAACTGGTCCGCGACGAGGGGCTGACCTACATCCATCCGTTCGACGACGAGCAGCTGATCGCGGGACAGGGGACGCTCGGACTCGAGATCGTGCAGGATTGGCCGGAGGTTGACGCGATCGTGGTGCCGATCGGCGGTGGCGGGCTGATCAGCGGCACCTCGATGGCCGCCAAGAGCCACAACCCCGCGATCCGCGTGATCGGGGTTGAATCGTCCGATGGCCCGGCGATGAAGACCAGCGTCGAACGAGGCGAGCTGACGACGATCGAGTGCAACACCATCATCGACGGCCTGCGGGTACGGCGCACCGGTGTCATCAACTTCGGTGTGGTGCAGCGCTTCGTCGACGAGATCGTGGCGCTTCCCGATCGCGAGATTTTCGAGGCGATGATCTGGGTGATGGAGCGGTGCAAGCTGGTCGTCGAAGGCGCGGCTGCGGCACCGGTCGGAGCGCTGCTTCACGACCTGGTGAAGCTTCCCAGGGGATCGAAGGTTGCGGTGGTCCTGAGCGGCGGCAACGTGAGCCTCGACCAGCTTCGCGGGCTGCGCTGGAACTGAGCCGCACGGGCTCGGCGCTTTTCATCGACGAAACGGACACGACGCATGGCACAGCAGTCACCATACCGCACACTTCCGGGAACTCAGCGGCTGTCGCTGGTGGCGCATGACATTGCCACCAGCACCGACGCCCGCGACGGATACATCCGCGCCATCGTGTCGCGCGGCGGCGGCTTCCGTCCCGAGAAGTTGCGGAAGTGGCCGCCGGAGCAGCTGGCGCGCGAGGTGGTGCGGCACAATCTGGAGACACCGCACGACGAGCTCCGGCTGCTGGTGATCCTGTACGTCGATGTGGAACCGGCACTGCAGATCGAATTTCTCGATGCCACCGGCGTGCGGCGCGAGGGGGCGTCGATCCCGGAAGATGTCGAACCGCCGTTCGCGGCGGCCGACGTGATCCGGACCGCGGCGAGCGCGCTGGTGGCGCAGCACGGCGACGAAGCGCGTCGGTATCTCCGGACGATTTCGATCTACAACGACGCGGCATGGCCCGGCCTGGCCGACCTGCTGCCGACGCTCGCGTGATGTCGCCGGCCGACGGGAATTCGGCGTTGCTGGTGGTGGGCCAGAAGGCGCGTCGTTCGCAGACCTTCACCGCCCTGGACGTGGAGCGGTACGCGGTCCTGAGCGGCGATCGCAATCCGCTCCACTTCGATTCGGCGTTTGTCGCGGGGACATCGTTTGGCAAGCTCGTGGTGCAGGGCGGTCTCACCACCGGCGTGCTGCACGCCCTCGTCGCCACCGATCTGCCGGGACCTGGAACGGTCTTCCTGAGCCAGAACTGGAAATTCACCGCGCCGGTCTTCATCGGCGACACGGTGACCGCCGAGGCCGAGGTCGTGAGCGTGCACGCGTCGAAACCGGTGACGCAACTGGCGATCCGCGTCTGGCGGGACGACGGAACCACGGTACTCGAGGGCGAAGCGTGGTGTTACCGCTTTCAGCCCGCACCGCCTCCCTGAAGCTTGCTGTTCACGATCGCGAGAATTGTCGTCTCGCGTTGCTGTGCTTCCTGTTCGATTCGCGCACCCTGAGCCACAATCCCGTCCGCGAACGCCCGGTCGGCGAGTTGTGCGGCGTTGATCCGGACGTTGAGGTAGGCGCCCATCACCGCACTGCGGGCGCACAGCGCGCCGACACCGGCGTCCGACACCGAACTCTCCTGACCCTTCTTCGCCATCGCCTCGATCACTGACATCGATGCGAGGGCGGTTTCCATGACGCGCAGCGGCACTTCGGTGGCGTACCGCGTCGCCGCCTGGATGGCCTCCCGGCGCGCCGCCTTTTCGTTTTCGGTCCCCTTGGGCATCCCCATCGCGGTCATCACGCGAGTAAAAGCCCGGGTGTCCTCGTCGACCAGGTGAAGGAGTTCGCGGGTATGGCGCTGCCCGGCATCGGCGACGTCGCTGAACTCCTTCCAGCGCTCGTCCCAGCCGCGCTTGTGGCTGGAGAGATTCGCCACCATCGTGCCGAGTGCCGCGCCGAGTGCCCCGATGGCGGCGGCCACCGATCCGCCGCCGGGCGCGGCGCTCTCGCTGGCGGTTTCGGCGGTGAAGTCGGCGAGCGTCATCGATACCAGCCGCGTATCGGCGGGGTCACGCAGCAGATATTCGATCACCCGTTCCTCCGGATTGAATGGCGCGAGTTCGTCGAGGCCGAGGGACCGGATCGCAATCCGGACCAGCTCGGCTTCGGAGACCCCGCTCGACCGCTGCTGCTTGTGCAGGAAGTAGCGGCCGGCATCGACCAGCGATTGCAGTGGCACCAGGCCGACCAGTTCGGATCCGGTCACCCGCACGCCGCGCGCGTTGGCGGCGCGGCAGACTTCGTCGAACGCGACATGCAGCGGCGTGACGGAGATGTTGGTGAGGTTGATCGAGACCTGGGCCACGCCGTATTCCGCGATGTACCACCCGATCGCCTTCACTGCTTTCAGTGTGCCGGGGAGGACGACGTCCTTGCCGCCGGCATCCTTGACCGTGCGCCCCGCTTCACGCACGTCGAATGCGATGGCGTTGGCGCGCCGTGTCGACGTCGTGTTGAGGTTGACGTTGTACGCCACGAGGAAGTCGCGCGCGCCGATCACGGTTGCACCGCTCTGCGCGTTGAACGTCGCCGGCCCGAAATCGGGTTTCCATGCGGGATCGGCGAGCTTGCGTTCGAGCCCCTCGTATTCGCCCGCGCGGATCACCGAGAGATTGTTGCGGGCGCGATCGGGTTGTGCCGCTTCGTAGAGGTACACCGGAATCGAGAGCTCGCGCCCGACGCGCTCGGCGAGCTGCCTGGCGTATGCCACGGTCTCGTCCATCGTGATGCCGGAGATCGGGACCAGCGGGCAGACGTCGGTGGCACCCATGCGTGGATGCTCGCCCGTGTGGTGCCGCATGTCGATCACGCTTGCGGCGATCTTGATCCCCCGGAACGCCGCTTCGATGACCGCGTCGGGATCGCCGACAAAGGTGACCACGGTCCGGTTGGTGGCGGCGCCGGGGTCCACGTTGAGGAGGCGGACGCCGGAAACTGCGGCGATCGCGTCGGTGATCTGGCGGATGACCGCACTGTCGCGGCCTTCGGAGAAGTTGGGGACACATTCGATGAGACGGGGCATGGCGGAAATATGGTGGCGGGCGGGGTCCGTTGCTTCGCTCGGGGTGACGGCGCGCTTTGCGACGATTGGGTGACCACTGAGTTGAGCGACCCCTCGCGGCGCTCGGGGTGACGGCGCGCCGGGTGGCGGAGATGGGTATTACGCCGCGAGGCGCGCTGTCACTTGATTACCAGGACCTTCACGTCTCCGTCGCGCCGCGCAATCGTCACGCCGACGTCGTCATGGTCGCGATAGAGCTCGAGGTCGAGCGCCGCGTCGCCGACGGTGAGGTTCCGGATCGTGACCCGGTCGAGCCAGCTTGGTAGTTCCGGATAGCGAAACTGCACCTCCCGCTTTGGTGCATTGATGCTGAGCCCCATGCAGCTCTGCAGCAGCAGGAAGACCGACGCCGCGGCCCAGCTCTGCGGCGCACAGGCCACCGGATACGCCGTCGGCCCTTCGTCCTGCCGTCGTGGAAAGCCGCAGAAGAGTTCGGGCATCCGGTGAATGTCGACGAGCATGCTGGCATCGAAGAGCCCGGTGAGGATCCGCATCGCGCCGCTCTTGACGCCGTAGCGTGCCAGGCCGAGACCGATCAGCGCGTTGTCGTGCGGCCAGATCGACCCGTTGTGATACGACATCGGATTGAACCGCGCTTCCGAGGTGGCGACGGTTCGCACGCCCCAGCCCGAGAACGACGTGGCATCGAGCAGGGTGTCGGCGGTGCGCAGGGCGTGCTCGCGACTGGGGACGCCGCAAAAGAGGAGATGGCCGGCGTTCGACGCCCTGACGGCACATTGCTGCTTCTTGCCGTCGAGCGCGAGGGCATAGGTCCCGATTGCCTCGCACCAGAACGCCTCCTCGATCCGTTGCTGCAGCGTGGCTCCGTGCTGGCTCAATTCGGCAGCGCGATCGGCGTGACCGAGCGCCTGTGCCAGGTCGCTCGCGGCGCGAAGCGCGGCGCACGCGTAGCCCTGGATCTCGCAGAGGGCGATCGGCGGCTCGGCAAGCCGGCCGTCGTGGTGGAAGACGGAATCGTGCGAATCCTTCCACCCCTGATTGTCGAGTCCGTTCTTCGATTGGCGATTGTATTCAAGAAATCCATCGCCATCGGCGTCGCCGTATTTCCACATCCATTCAAGCGCGCGCTCGACGTGCGGCCAGAGGTGGTCGGCGGTCTCGCGGTCGCCGGTCCGCTCGTAGTACGCGCCGGCGAGCATCACGAAGAGCGGGGTGGTATCGGCGGCGCCGTAGTACCGT contains:
- the ilvA gene encoding threonine ammonia-lyase, whose translation is MADNTAPARLVVGGIIGVALTSPGHRFTNAPTASHFVFTLTVGDFQQVRDRIAPHIKRTPLLTSRQLSELTGYDVRLKAELFQRGGSYKIRGPLNKLSQMSDEERRRGVVCSSAGNHAQGVALAAKIHGVRAVVCMATNATPSKIAATKGYGAEVVLHGSIWDEANEKAKELVRDEGLTYIHPFDDEQLIAGQGTLGLEIVQDWPEVDAIVVPIGGGGLISGTSMAAKSHNPAIRVIGVESSDGPAMKTSVERGELTTIECNTIIDGLRVRRTGVINFGVVQRFVDEIVALPDREIFEAMIWVMERCKLVVEGAAAAPVGALLHDLVKLPRGSKVAVVLSGGNVSLDQLRGLRWN
- a CDS encoding MaoC family dehydratase, translated to MSPADGNSALLVVGQKARRSQTFTALDVERYAVLSGDRNPLHFDSAFVAGTSFGKLVVQGGLTTGVLHALVATDLPGPGTVFLSQNWKFTAPVFIGDTVTAEAEVVSVHASKPVTQLAIRVWRDDGTTVLEGEAWCYRFQPAPPP
- the ftcD gene encoding glutamate formimidoyltransferase, whose amino-acid sequence is MPRLIECVPNFSEGRDSAVIRQITDAIAAVSGVRLLNVDPGAATNRTVVTFVGDPDAVIEAAFRGIKIAASVIDMRHHTGEHPRMGATDVCPLVPISGITMDETVAYARQLAERVGRELSIPVYLYEAAQPDRARNNLSVIRAGEYEGLERKLADPAWKPDFGPATFNAQSGATVIGARDFLVAYNVNLNTTSTRRANAIAFDVREAGRTVKDAGGKDVVLPGTLKAVKAIGWYIAEYGVAQVSINLTNISVTPLHVAFDEVCRAANARGVRVTGSELVGLVPLQSLVDAGRYFLHKQQRSSGVSEAELVRIAIRSLGLDELAPFNPEERVIEYLLRDPADTRLVSMTLADFTAETASESAAPGGGSVAAAIGALGAALGTMVANLSSHKRGWDERWKEFSDVADAGQRHTRELLHLVDEDTRAFTRVMTAMGMPKGTENEKAARREAIQAATRYATEVPLRVMETALASMSVIEAMAKKGQESSVSDAGVGALCARSAVMGAYLNVRINAAQLADRAFADGIVAQGARIEQEAQQRETTILAIVNSKLQGGGAG